The sequence ACCTAAAAAATCTAGTATAGTTTCCAAAGGCAACTATCAAACAACCGCTTGCAAAAGGATCAAGCGTTCCAGAAAAACCAGCCTTTTTTACGCCATATTTCCTTTTTAATTTAGTTAAAAAATGGTTTGAGCTTATCCCTATTGGTTTATCTGCTACAAATAGACGGTTCATGCGACTTTTTCTACAAAATTAGACATAATTTCACGAAATATACCACCGAAATTTATCTTGAGTTTTGAGTCTTTTTTAACTTTGGTGACACTTGTAACTCTTCCTATTCCAAATAGTTTATGCTTTACCAAATCTCCCTTTTTAAAATCAGCAGTTTTTTCAAGCTTTAATGATCCTTCGCATAGCCCAGCTTCACTTAAAAATCTACTTTTATCAAGCCTTTCTCTTCTTCCTCTATAAAATCTACTATTTGAGTGGCTAAGAACTAGCTCTTTTTTAGCTCTCGTAATTGCTACGTATCCTAAGCGTCTTTCCTCTTCTATATCATTACCATCGCTTATTAGTGGGAAAAAGCCTTCTTCAAGACCTATTACAAAGAGATATTCAAACTCCAAGCCTTTACTAGCATGAACGCTCATTATTGAAATAGCCTCATCACTTAATGCATCTTGTTCGCTTGTAAGGCTTAGTTCATTTAAAAACTCCTCTAAGTCGAAATTAGCATTATTTATTATCTCATCTTTAAGCATTGCATAAAACTCATCAATGTTAGCAACTCTATCTCCGCCATCAGATAATTCTTTATAATATTCTTTTAGCCCAAAGTTGCTCTCAAGCTCGTTTATTAAATCATATAAAGATTCCATTTTATTCAAATTTGTGATATTTTCTACAAATTTGCCTAACTCGGTAAAGCTTTTTTTACTAACATCGCTTGGATCTAGGGTTGCTATGGCGTTAAAAAGAGATAATTTATTATCAAATGCTATTTTTTCTATCTTTGCTAAACTAACTTTGCCAAGCCCTCTTTTTGGTCTATTGATTATCCTTCTTAAAGAAAAATCATCGTTATTGTTTAAAATAAGTCTTATATAGCTAATTGCATCTTTTATCTCAGCTCTTTCGTAGAACTTCATTCCACCTACCATCTTATATGGGATCCTAGCCTTTGTAAGGCCATCTTCTAAGGCACGGGAAAGAGCATTTACTCGGTATAACACTGCAATCTCTTTAGGATCTACCCCGTTACTTATAAGTTTAGTGATTTTTTTAGCTATTTTGTTTGCTTCATAATTCTCATCATCGCTTTGATATATCTCTATCTCACTGCCTTTTTCTTTTGTGCTTGTAAGTTTTTTACCAAGTCTATTTCTGTTGTAATCTATTAGATTATTTGCTGCATTTAAAATGTGTTGCGATGAGCGGTAATTCTTTTCAAGTCTTATGATTTTTACATTTTCAAATTGATCTTTGAAATTTAAGATATTTTCAACTCTAGCTCCCCTCCAACCATAAATGCTTTGATCATCATCGCCAACAACGCATAGATTGTTGTGATTTTTACAAAGTTTGCTTAATAGTTTAAATTGCAGATCATTGGTGTCTTGATATTCATCTACCATTATATATTGGTATCTATTTGATATATCATCACAAAGATCAGGGTTTTGTGATAGAATTTGATATGGCAAAACTAGTAAATCATCAAAATCTACTAAATTGTCGCTGCGTAAAGTATCTTCATATTTTTTATAGACATTTGCAACTTTTTTATAGTATCCACTTGCCTCTTTTTTAAGATCATCGCTAAAAAGATTTGCATTTTCTAAAGCTTCATCTGCGCTTATAAGAGAGTTTTTAAACTTAGAAATTTCACTTGCTAAAATTGAAGTTGCTATATCACTTTCAAAACTTTTTATTATTTTCTTTTTATCATCTGTATCGATTATCAAAAAATTATTTTTTCTATTTAGTTTTGATATATAAAATTTTAAAAACAAAAGCCCAAATTTATGAAAAGTGCAGAGTAGGGGTGGGGTTTGAGAGTTTTTGTTGTCTATCATAGATAAAGCTCTTTGTCTCATCTCGTTTGCTGCTTTGTTTGTAAAAGTAAGTGTTAAAGTTGAACTTGGAGGAATGCCAACCTCAGAGATTAAATAAGCAAGTCTTGTTGTTATAGTTTTTGTTTTGCCACTTCCTGCGCCTGCTAGTATAAGCATAGGACCATCTACATGTGTGGCTGCCTTTTTTTGCTCATCGTTTAACTCTTTTAAAATAGCACTCTGCATAATCCCTCTTTGTTAAATTTAATATATTATTTTATCTAAAATATCTTATATTATGGTTATATGAATTAAGTGAAGATGTTTAGGGGGTTTAGGATAAAAATATAGACAAATAAGGTAGGGTAAATTTATAATTTAATTTTGATATTAGTAGGGTTTTTAATTTAAGCCCTACTAATAAAAGTTAGTTTTTATAAGTCTAGTCAGCTAGTGAAAAAACCCTTTTTTTAGGTTTAACATCTTTTTTAGGTTCACTTATTGAAAAGTTTACAAAAATAGGGTTATTTTCAATGAAAATTTGAATTATTGCATTTAGTGGAATTGTTACAACTGAGGCAAAATCATTCTCACCAAAACCAGCTTCAAACTCAAATTTTTCATTTTCTTCATCTAAAGATGAGCTTTCTAGCGTATACCCACCTAGTTCAAAAACAATAGCAGGCATTTTGAACTTATCTCTTATCTCTTTTGGTAGGGGTGGATTAAAGGATACAAATTCCAAATTTGCCATAATAGAAAAATTAATATCTTTTTCTAGTAAAAAATCTAAACAATCAAAAGCATGAGCTTTCATAATATCCACAAATTCTTCATCTTTTAGTATATCTTCTATCATTTTAAACCCTTAAATTTCTCTACAAGTTTTTCAATCTCTTTAAGTCCTATTTGCCAAAATTCTTTTGTATTTATATCAAGATTAAAGGCAAAAACCATATCTCTAGGCGCCATACTTCCTCCAAGTGCTAAAAAGTTTGTGTAAATTTCAACAAAGTTTTCACACTTTCCACTTTTATATAACCCAAAAAGAGCTAAAACTAAAAGCTGTGCATAAGCATAACTATAACAATAAAATGGTGAATGTATAAAATGAGGTATATAGCTCCACCAATGTCTATAATAATCATTTAAAATGAGGCTATCACCAAACATTTTTCTTGACTCTTCCATCCAAATTTCATCTATCTCATCAACACTAAGTTCATCTTTGCTTGCATGAACTTTTCTCTCAAAAGTTGTAAAATTTATCTGTCTATATAAAGTCGCAAAGATATCTTCTAATTTGCTTGCAATTAAAGCAAGCTTATCTTTATCATCGCTTTTATCTAAAACATAGTCAAAAACTAGCATTTCACAAAAAACTGAAGCGGTTTCTGCTGTAGTTAATGGAGTTGATGAGTTAAAATATCCAACTTCATAGGCAAGATATTGATGGATTGCATGTCCTAACTCGTGTGCTAAAGTAAAAAGATCTCTTTTTTTATTTGTGTAATTTAACAAAACAAAAGGGTGAGTATCGCTAGTTGCACTATGAGAAAAAGCACCACTTGTTTTATTTTTAGTAGGATATGCATCTATCCAATTTTCATCAAACGCCTTTTTAGCAATTTCCCCAAATTTAGGGTTAAATTCATTAAAGGCTTTTAAAACTATATCTTTTGACTCTTCAAAGCTAAACTCACTATCTTCTCCAATAGGAGCATATCTATCATAATCGTATAATTTTTCATAGCCTAAAATTTCTCTTTTTTTATCATAAAAAGAGCTAACTAGATTAAAGCTTTGCTCACTTGCTTCAATTAAAGCATCAACACTACTTCTATCAATTTGGTTGTTTAGATGCATTATATCTTCGCCAAATTCATAATTTCTAAGCTCGCATTTAATCTTTAAATCGGTTTTAATCATATTATAAATATAGCTTAAAAGGTGTGAGTTTTCTTTTAAAGTTTTGCTTAAACTAAGTGCGGCTTTTTTTCTTATATCTCTATCTTTATCATGTAATTTACTTAAAATTTCCTCTTCACTAAACTTGCGATCATCAAATTTAAATCTTAAATTCGCCATTGTTTCATCAAAAAGTCTTGAAAAAGCACTTGAGCCAACTATAGATGTTTTAAGTAAAATTCTCTCTTCTTTGAGATCTAATTGGTGAGCTTTTTCTTTTGATAATAAAGACAGATAGTATGAATATTTTTTAATATTTTTTATAAATTCATCTCTTTTTTTATCTTCAATTTGGTTAAATTCCAAATCAAAAAATAGTAAATTTTCATAAATTTCATTGCACTCTTCTTCATTTTTTGCTAGTTGTCCACCATTTGATGTATCTTTTGCAAACAAAAGATAGCTATATGTCATAATTTTAGCAATTTTTTCAGATATCTCTTCTATCTCTTTTAGAGCTTTTTCAAACTGACTACTACTTAAATTTGAGAGTTTATCTTTATATTTTTTATTAAAAATTTGTGCTTGTGTTTTTGTATCTGTTTTGTAATTTATAAAATCTTCATTAGTTTTAAAAAACTCATTTAAATTCCATAGCATTGAATTTCCTTATTTGTATTATTTATGTAATTGTAGTATAAAATTTTTAAAAGAACCCCATAATTCAAAATATGGGGTAAAGATAAATTATAAAGAGTCTATCTCTCTTGATTCAGAAGCAATCGCTGTAAATAAAACGTCAGTTGAGCTGTTAATGCCTG is a genomic window of Campylobacter blaseri containing:
- a CDS encoding ATP-dependent helicase; translated protein: MQSAILKELNDEQKKAATHVDGPMLILAGAGSGKTKTITTRLAYLISEVGIPPSSTLTLTFTNKAANEMRQRALSMIDNKNSQTPPLLCTFHKFGLLFLKFYISKLNRKNNFLIIDTDDKKKIIKSFESDIATSILASEISKFKNSLISADEALENANLFSDDLKKEASGYYKKVANVYKKYEDTLRSDNLVDFDDLLVLPYQILSQNPDLCDDISNRYQYIMVDEYQDTNDLQFKLLSKLCKNHNNLCVVGDDDQSIYGWRGARVENILNFKDQFENVKIIRLEKNYRSSQHILNAANNLIDYNRNRLGKKLTSTKEKGSEIEIYQSDDENYEANKIAKKITKLISNGVDPKEIAVLYRVNALSRALEDGLTKARIPYKMVGGMKFYERAEIKDAISYIRLILNNNDDFSLRRIINRPKRGLGKVSLAKIEKIAFDNKLSLFNAIATLDPSDVSKKSFTELGKFVENITNLNKMESLYDLINELESNFGLKEYYKELSDGGDRVANIDEFYAMLKDEIINNANFDLEEFLNELSLTSEQDALSDEAISIMSVHASKGLEFEYLFVIGLEEGFFPLISDGNDIEEERRLGYVAITRAKKELVLSHSNSRFYRGRRERLDKSRFLSEAGLCEGSLKLEKTADFKKGDLVKHKLFGIGRVTSVTKVKKDSKLKINFGGIFREIMSNFVEKVA
- a CDS encoding M3 family oligoendopeptidase gives rise to the protein MLWNLNEFFKTNEDFINYKTDTKTQAQIFNKKYKDKLSNLSSSQFEKALKEIEEISEKIAKIMTYSYLLFAKDTSNGGQLAKNEEECNEIYENLLFFDLEFNQIEDKKRDEFIKNIKKYSYYLSLLSKEKAHQLDLKEERILLKTSIVGSSAFSRLFDETMANLRFKFDDRKFSEEEILSKLHDKDRDIRKKAALSLSKTLKENSHLLSYIYNMIKTDLKIKCELRNYEFGEDIMHLNNQIDRSSVDALIEASEQSFNLVSSFYDKKREILGYEKLYDYDRYAPIGEDSEFSFEESKDIVLKAFNEFNPKFGEIAKKAFDENWIDAYPTKNKTSGAFSHSATSDTHPFVLLNYTNKKRDLFTLAHELGHAIHQYLAYEVGYFNSSTPLTTAETASVFCEMLVFDYVLDKSDDKDKLALIASKLEDIFATLYRQINFTTFERKVHASKDELSVDEIDEIWMEESRKMFGDSLILNDYYRHWWSYIPHFIHSPFYCYSYAYAQLLVLALFGLYKSGKCENFVEIYTNFLALGGSMAPRDMVFAFNLDINTKEFWQIGLKEIEKLVEKFKGLK